DNA from Pecten maximus chromosome 18, xPecMax1.1, whole genome shotgun sequence:
ATCTCTTACTTATCCCCCTGTCAATACCTTATTTATCACCCCTGTCAATCCCTACTTATCTCCCCTGTCAATACCTTACTATCTCCCATGTCAATACCTTACTTATCACCCCTGTCAATACCTTACTTATCTCCCCTGTCAACCCCTAACTGATTTCTCTTCAATCTCTTACTTATCCCCCTGTCAATCCCTTATTTATCTCCCGTCAATACCTTACTGATCTCCCCTGCAAATGCATTATCTCCCCAGTCAATCCCTTACttatcacccccccccccccccaccccccaccccatCAATGCCTTATTTATCTCCCCTGACAATCCTTTATTTACCTCCCCCACTAATCCCATATTTACCTCCCCCACCAATCCCATATTTACCTCCCCCACCAATCCCTTATTTACCTCCCCCACCAATCCCATATTTACCTCCCCCACCAATCCCATATTTACCTCCCCTGACAATCCCATATTTACCTCCCCCACCATTCCCATATTTACCTCCTTCACCAATCCCATTTTTACCTCCCCTGACAATACCATATTTACCTCCCCCACCAATCCCATATTTACCTCCCCTGACAATCCCATATTTACCTCCCCCACCAATCCCATATTTACCTCCCCTGACAATCCCATATTTACCTCCCCCACCAATCCCATATTTACCTCCCCTGACAATCCCATATTTACCTCCCCTGACAATCCCATATTTATCTCCTCCACCAATCCCATATTAACCTCCCCCACCAATCCCACATTTACCTCCCCCACCAATCCCATATTTACCTCCCCTGACAATCCCATATTTATCTCCTCCACCAATCCCATATTAACCTCCCCCACCAATCCCATATTTAACTCCCCTGACAATCCCATATTTACACTCCTCCACCAATCCCATATTAACCTCCCCCCACCAATCCCATATTTACCTCCCCCATCAATTCTGTGTTTACCTAACCTTCCAATCTCATATTTACCTCCCCTGACAATCCcatattacctccccttacctCCCCCACCAATTCTGTGTTTACCTAACCTTCCAATCTCATATTTGGCACCCCATAAATAATTGACTTACTTCATCTGAGGGTGTAACAACATATGGAGGGTTGAATAGTAATACATCCACCTGGTTTTTAAGTCGAGGTCTCAGGCAGCCAACctaacattaaaaacaaaacaatagtaaaacaaaaaaaatgtcacaattTAACTGCTGGTTGTCTTCCAATGGCGAAATGTGAAGAagatgaaaacaatattttagtAAACCTTATTCATTTCAAGGTCTTCATTATGAATACTATAAGTTCTTAGTTCACCGTTTCTGTTGTCCTTCAAACTATTGTCTCATGTGATCTTAATGCAATGTACACTTACCCTCAATGACATTTTTTACCAACaacttattttttatattacacACATAGTCTTGACCTATTAGCAATGATCATAAAAACTAATATGTTACAATTCtctaaaatacaaacaaaagtttatGCTGGAGGGACGGATGTCGCCGTACCATAATACATAAAATAAAGCATTAAAGTTCATTCTGATCTTcattgatatgattttttttatactttaaTCTTACACCTCCGAGAAATCTCAATAGTGTACAGAGCTTTTTTATGCTAAATGATCACTTACTAATTTATGGTTatgtttttcaaatatttaccaAATCTGTAAGAACTGGCTGAACAGTGACACCATTCTGTTGAGCTGTCTTCTCAGCTGCCTGTGCAGCCAATGGGTTGATGTCTGTACACCTAGCACATAGATACAGTCATATTATACTAATACATAACAAACGAAAGTGCTCATTTAAACGAGGCATCGCAAGCGAAAAAAATCCCCTTGCATGTACCTGctgaattattttataattaataagaCTTGAGGCCAACATGATGAGGTATTCTCATTCTTGACTATATTATAATGAATATCTGCATAAAAATGAAGCCGCTAGATTTTAATAGTAacagatagatatatatagtaacagtagcCTTGTAATTGATTTTTGCATCATTTAACCTGAACTCTTTCAATGTATTCTCATATTTGACCAAAGGATAAAGTTTGATTGAAATCTGGTTAAAAATGTAGTTGCTGACAAAAGATAAACATACTATATGACTTAGACACATGTACAAACGGAACTCTATATTCCCTCCCCGACATTGTCATGAAGGGGTTATAACTATTAATAGTTTGCACACCTATGGatttatagatatctataaCCATTAACAAAGTGATTATACTCTACACAAAAGTACTAAAAGTTGATTACAGGAAAAAGAGATATATTCCTCGAATTCAAATGCTGGAGAGATAGGATCTATCATTAAATTAGTTTTAATCAAGTTAACATAAGTCAGAAATGTCAGAGAAGCAATTTAATTTaaactttcaaaaatataatttagtcagaaatggAAGTAAAGCAAATAAATGTATTCCGCTTTGCAAATTGCAGATTCATAGTCTGCAAAGTGTTTTCTTGTGGTAGTCCGAATGATTAAGACTTTCATCCTCTTCCTACGGTAAAGAGGAAAGATGCCTTATTTGGACAGGAACGATACCTTGTAGTCAGAATCTTTCGGACTATCTTTTGGTTGTGACCTACCAATACATGGCAGCGGTGGGTCCCAACATTTTCGCCAGAAAGGTTATACATACTCCTGACCCGCATCCTATCTCCAGGCAGCAAGCTGGTCTGTAAGTCAGATTGGAATAAACCAGTTTTTTCTTTAAACATTCATGAATTccatgtaaatatgttttatctaCCCCAGTATATTCCAATATTACCATAAATGTatcatttatgatatatttatgattttatatattcaCTGGTAAAATGTAACGCgacattatacagtaaatatgtaaatacattgtacattaatATTCTTAATGCAACATTTTCCacataaatttgtttttaatattaaaaaattctTTCATTTAACAATTTTCCACATGATTTGCAAACTACAGTACTATATATACAGGGTGTTTCAATTTATCTCCTACATTCTAAATTGACTTTTCTCAGTCACTACTCATCACAATGAAAAGCTTTATACACCATATGTTACCATTGATAGTAAATTCTTCAAAGTTGGGAAAtttgatgtcatatatataatgtcacataCGACTCAAAGAACAGGCATTCTCAATGATGGATATGTCTGACAAACATATGGCAGAAGCAGTAAAACTGTTTCATCAGATTAATTATAAAAGTGGTCAGATTTATGCGTAAAAAGTATCCAGAGATGCTGAGGATGTCAATAATGCAGATTAATCGCATAATAAGGAGGATCAGTTGCTGATGGACGGTATGCAAACAAGGGGAGGCCTAATGTGCTCGCTCTAAGGAAAGTATTAGAACAGTAAATTAAAGTAAAAGTCTGTGCAATAAGTTTTAAAGGACATAGACAGTGATAACCAGTATCTCTAGTGTCTACAGGATACTTAAATTTGATTTGCACTTGACTGCATATCGCATTTCAATTATGCAGCACCTGAAAGATACTGATTTATTCTCGGTTGGCATAAATTTGCGATGTGGATTATATATAGAGCAGCCGCAGACATTTCCGCAGATACCGTTTGGTTTTCAGATGAGGCTCATTTCCACCTACATAATGAGGTGAACAAGCAGAATTTCACTTCAGATTCTGGGGGTCTGAAAAACCACAGTTCTATATAGAGAAACCCCTACATAATGTTAAAGTAACCGTTTCAGTGGCTTTTAGTTCAACTTAATTATTGGCCCATTTTTCTATGAGGTCAGGACACAAATGGCAATTCCATGACAGTTAACTGTGATTGCTGCCTCCAGCTTCTTAAAAGAAAATTCTTACCAGCCTTGCAAAAAAAATCTCATAACATTAGATCAATGTGGTTTCAATATAATGGAGCAACACTACATACAATGGTTGTATTTAATTTTTGGAAGGAAGATTATATTGTCAAGACCCATAAAGAGTGGTCGCCACATTCACCTGACCTCAACCCTTTAGATATCTTTCTGTGGAGTTATCTTAAGAAAATGCATTAGTGATTAAGAATTTTAGATGTAGAATGGATCTTGTCGCTGCAAAATTGGACGTCATTTAGAGCACTTGGTATAAAAAGGTACCTTTTTATTAACcaacagttaaatatttaaTACCCTTTTCAGTATGGTCAGTTAGATATATGAGAATAAGATTTAGAAAATGTGCTTTCATGtggtatatttttttattacctGTGATCAAAATGAAATGAGTTATTGGGATTAAGAAAATATcaggtgtgtatatatgtaggttCTATATGACTTAAttcaagtttcctctggccttaAAAACAGAATTCTATAGGTCAGATATGCCCAAATCTGGTGTCAGGACTAGAtgtagccagagtttcctctgaccctaaCACCAGACTTATATCTGTCATATATATGCCCGAGTCTGgcatgtacattttgtttgtggCATTTAACAATAAGAATTTCATACTTCAACGCGCTTTATGAATTCATGAACAGTATCGAAAGTTGATATTATCAAACAtctataacattataatattaacTTTAAAAGTAAACTAACTTTTCGTATGGAAGTGCCAATGTAACCGACAAGAAAGCAAGCTATAAATTGATACACATGCACGTGTTCATCAAAACATCCCAGTTCTAAAAAGTCTGGTCAACTTCCAACCTGGATATCGACAGATCTATGGAATTGTACAAGAATTATTTTACtttgtttctttgatgtagtCGTGCTCTTTAACCAGTGCATCAAGGAACAGAAATGTATCTTCTGCCGGTTCATACACGTGCTCAAAGTCTCCTTGTCGTAAGTGTGAGATGTCCGGAGTAGAATATTTGTCGTCTGACATTTTGCTCCAGTTTTCTGGTGTTTTTGACAGGAGATTTTACGCAAGGGCGACAACTCCAGTGGAAGCCGCTCTTGGTGTACATTTGCACCAGTTTTCTGTTAGTTCAGAAAATATCAAAGAGTGCGAAAATCATTCATTTCTGTATAGGAGATATTTACCTTTGAAAAATAgagaatatatttttaatacGAAAATAATTTGTAGGTTCagtaagtttgttttttttcgtgAGAAGacacaaaaaaaatcagtttattATGCTTTGTTTTGGCTCAAATTAGAAGTCGGTCGTTTTAACTGATACATATTTAAAGAAAGGGCTACGAAATCTACATTTGCATACATCAACACATCAATATCAACTTTGTACTGAAGATCACGGGCATGCACACTTTCGAGaatttgttaattatataattactcgTGGTGAAATgcttgattttttgtttgtttaggaGTGGTATGCTACCCCGTGTGTAAGATCAGTGCTGAATAAGTCGGAAATCTTGGGACAGTTATAGGTTCCAGAGACGGATGGTGTATGGAAAGAAAGATCGAGCAAATATAAATTGAGGGAACGAGCtagatttgttttctttttgcttttttgtttgttttaatataaactttattttattcattcaattcatacatatacaatacacaatcatacaatcataatgtgaataggattcggaaacaagtatAAGACTTATATTTATCCGTTTCCTTTTATGACACATTGAGTAAACGGCAGCAAGTGGGAGAATACGTAAGTGAGCAATGTAatacttgaataaatgaaaaatggggAAATTCGGAAAGAAGACAGATGAAAAGaccagaagaaaaagaagaggAATGTCATGCCATGACATGAGATATACAACCTGCTGTAACAGCTGTGTACTTGGcaaacaataaagaataaaaaaaataaaaacaatcattcaaatcttttagaaataattataaattcttgaacactggaaaaaatcaaaagattttcATCATACGTGAGTTCGTTATCACCGAAGAGTAGTATTTCAGTTGATAAGGGATAGTTTATAGCACTAAAACAACGTAAGCGAAACTGTGCGAAAAGTGGACAACGTAATGAGAAATGTTCGTTGGTCTCATCTTCATGATTACACATGCATATAGGACTATctataagatttttatgaaataaataaaattttagtgGACTGCACTCCATCCTTAATCTTgcatggtgaatctgacccaGTCTATTACCGCTAAGGAAGTTATGTGGAATTTGTGGCGTGGTTTATTCAAATGACTTTTCAATTTAGTTATGGACGGATCACTTTTGATTGCATCTGGCAAGGAATTCCACAAAGGGATTACAGATGGCAGGAAGGATTTCATGTAAAGACTTGTGCGACAAGGAGGAGGGCGAAAGTTATTTCCAACACGAGTATTGTGATCATGGATGCTATTATTACGTCGAGGAAGAATTTCTTGTAGATACTGAGGAAGGAGACCGTGAACCATTTTAtggaaatgaattattttgtggtGTTTACGTCTTTGCTCTAAGGGAAGCCAGCCTGtttcaagataaagttttactCTACTTGTGAGTTTAGTTCCGCCAGTAACTATACGCGCTGCCTCTAATTGGAGATTTTCTAGCATGTCAGACTGAGTTTTTGTAAGGTTATCCCAAACAATGTTCCCATATTCAAAATTAGGTCGGATAAGAGTAAAATAAAGAGTTTGAAGGGAAGTACGATCTAAAGTGAATTTGAATCTgcgtaaaatattcaattttggtGAAACCTTGGATATGATCAAGTTGATATGATcagttgtttgttttgttagtttgtttgttttttgtttttgtcaaggAAATGGTTTGAAGGGATTATCCatcttttttttgttgtttcGCATGAATAAGACGCTGTGTAGTTGTAGGCGTACATGACAGCTCTCCACTTGTTTACCCAATATTTTGTTCTGGCAATTTTGTTTACCTCAGTCCTAGTAACAATTGTAGCTGGGGGTCGTACAGATACGTGTTTTTGTAAGCCACGTTCTTCGATTTTGTTGTTGTCAGCTTCTATATTTCTGCGTGTAGATCTGAGTGTTTTTAGCCTAATACttgttgatatgtatatatatatatatatatgttccatgAGGAATCAGACACGATGAGCCCTAAATGTGTTGCTGTTTTGACGCCCTTAATTAGTTTTTGGTCGCGTAATATGCATTTTTAtgctacaatatatatatatataagtttctTTTACGTGGCATTGTTAAAATTTCACATAATTTGGATTAAAAGCCATCATCCAGCCGTTTTCCCAACTATTTTAGGACAGTTTAAGGTTTTTAAGCCAGCTTCTGAAGCTATATATCTATTACAGAATTATCGTCACAAAATAAGCGGACTTGCCTTTTCATAGAATCTGGGAGGTTAAATATCAGAAACGGATGCGGGCGCAAACGGAGACGTTTTGGTGGGAAGCTAAATTAATTAAACTCGGAAAAAATGACACTTATTGGTGTTCTTTATAtagggtgtcatttttaccgaattttaatcaaACCTTCAAACTCATAAGGTAATAATAAAGTATGTTATGTTATTAAACCCCCCTTTACTCACTATCCCCTTTTCTGTGACTATCATGAACCTCACCACCTTGCCTATAGCCCCACGTGCCAAATCTTTTGTGTCCGTCGGTTTAGGAAGGTACTGTAAAACGGACTTATATCTCCTGTCTGGATTTCAAAGTTCCCGAGCTCATAGCGAAAACCCTGTTTCACATGAAAACTgcgaaaataaaataatcatgcaaccaacatatttttttattaaacaaaataacttcaaaattaaaacgtattattttttctgaaatgtcGTCTGTCGTCTGGTGAACCGCAGATTCCGCCACTGTGAGAGTTATCGCTCTTTACACGGGACTAATATTACCCGTAATGCTTTAGTTTTTCTTTTGAAGtatgtataataaacaaaacatataatcTACCCTCCTAgtgtcatctttatatatatacataggtaaATCCTGGATACTACCTACGTAAACATACTTatcaattacaaaaataaatgaatattttaataaataaaccaCGTTCGTTAGTTTAGTTGGTTTAATCGACTTTCGTGATGT
Protein-coding regions in this window:
- the LOC117316663 gene encoding methyltransferase N6AMT1-like isoform X2 is translated as MRVRSMYNLSGENVGTHRCHVLVGHNQKIVRKILTTRCTDINPLAAQAAEKTAQQNGVTVQPVLTDLVGCLRPRLKNQVDVLLFNPPYVVTPSDEVGSSGIEASWAGGCHGREVMDRLFPQIPDILSPQGIFYLVIIKENKAEEIEDIMKGYGYKMWTVLSRRSGPEFLSILKFTR
- the LOC117316663 gene encoding methyltransferase N6AMT1-like isoform X1, which encodes MSDDKYSTPDISHLRQGDFEHVYEPAEDTFLFLDALVKEHDYIKETKPACCLEIGCGSGVCITFLAKMLGPTAAMYWCTDINPLAAQAAEKTAQQNGVTVQPVLTDLVGCLRPRLKNQVDVLLFNPPYVVTPSDEVGSSGIEASWAGGCHGREVMDRLFPQIPDILSPQGIFYLVIIKENKAEEIEDIMKGYGYKMWTVLSRRSGPEFLSILKFTR